A window of Desulfovibrio sp. UIB00 genomic DNA:
TCAACTGTGCTTGCTCAAAAGATTTCGCAACTGCCGGGCGTGGGCGAAGTTATTGTGGGCGGCGGCGCGCTGCCCGCAGTGCGCGTGGACGTTATCCCCGATGCCCTCAACAGGGCAGGCCTGACCATGAGCGACGTGCGCACGGCTCTTGCGGCGGCCAATGCCTTTATGCCCAAGGGGCAGGTGGACAATGGCGGACAGTACTGGCTGATTGGCGCAAGCGACCAGCTGCGCAAGGCGGAGGACTACAAACCGCTTATTGTTGCCCGCAAGGCAGACAAAATCATACGCCTCTCGGATGTGGCAGAGATCAAGGACGGCCCGGAAGACGTGCGCGCCATGGCTGTTTCCGACGGCAAACCGGCGGTGCTGCTTATTGTGTTTCGTGCGCCGGGGGCAAACATTATTGAGACCGTAGATCAGGTAAAGGAAATGCTGCCGCAGTTGCGTTCGTGGCTGCCCGAAAGCGCCGACCTTGGTCAGAGGCTCGACCGCTCGCTGACCATCCGTGCCTCGCTGCGCGAGGTGGAAAAAAGTCTGGCGCTTTCTATGGCACTGGTGGTGCTGGTAACCTTTTTGTTTTTGCGCAACGGCAGAGCCACGGCCATTCCTGCGGTGGCGGCTCCCGTATCTTTGCTGGCGACTTTTGGCGTCATGTACTTGTGCGGGTATAGTCTGGATAATCTTTCGCTCATGGCCCTGACTGTTTCTACCGGTTTTGTGGTGGACGACGCCATTGTTGTGCTCGAAAATATCGTGCGACGGCTGGAAATGGGTGAAACACCCATGCGTGCCGCCCTGCGCGGTGCGCGCGAGGTGGGCTTTACCGTTGTGTCCATTTCCATTTCTCTGGTGGCGGTATTTACGCCCATCCTGTTCATGGGCGGGCTTGTGGGGCGTCTGTTCCGCGAATTTTCTGTGGTGCTCACCACTGCCGTGCTGGTTTCCATGGTGGTTTCGCTGACCACCACTCCCATGATGAGCGCCATGCTCTTGCGACCCATGGCACATGAGGATGCCGCCGCAGCGCAGGCCGCCCGCCTGGGCGCTGGTGGGCTTGCGGGCCTGTGGTGGCGTCTGCTGGCCCGTGTGGGCGATTTCTGGGGGCGGCTGCTTTCCGGCATGCAGCGCGGTTATGCCAACACCCTGCCCGTGGTGCTGCGGCACCCGCGCCTGACCATCTGCTCTTTGCTGGTGGTGATCGCCGCCAACGTGTGGATGTATGTTGTTGTGCCAAAAGGCTTTTTCCCGCAGCAAGATACGGGCGTCATCATGGGCGGCATACGTACAGACCAGAGTTCTTCGTTTCAGGCTTCGCAGGCAAAGCTGCGCAAGCTTGTAGATGTCATCAAGGCAGACCCGGCGGTGCAGCATGTATCGGGCAACATCAACAGCGGACGCGGGGGCGGCGGCGGGGTATTTATCGCCCTGAAACCTCTTTCGGAACGCAAGCTCGACGCCATGGCTGTAATCGGGCGACTGCGCGGCAAGCTTGTTGCCGAGCCGGGCATGCAGATTTTTTTGCAACCCGCGCAGGACATCATGATGGGCGGGCGTGGTGCGCGCTCGCAGTATCAGTACACCTTGCAGGCAGACAACCTGGAGGACCTGCGCACGTGGGGCCGCAAGCTGCAAAGGGCTGTGGCCGCCAACCCCCTGTTCAAGGATGTGGACAGCGATATCGAAGAACGCGGGCTTGAAACTCTGGTCAAGGTGGATCGCGATGCCCTGGCCCGTTACGGCCTGAGCATGAAGGATGTGGACGCCGCCCTTGGCAATGCCTTTGGGCAAAGTCAGGCATCGACCATCTATCAGGATAAAAACCAGTATCATGTAGTGCTGGAATACGGGCCGGACTGGCTGACCGGGGCGGATGCTCTTGGCAAGGTGCGCCTGCCGGGCGCCAACGGCCTTGTGCCGTTGCTCAGCGTCGCCACGGTGGTTCCCGCTTTTGCGCCCCTTTCTGTGGCGCATCAGGGGCAGTTTGCCGCAGTGACCATCTCTTTCAACCTTGCGTCCGGCGTGTCGCTTTCGCAGGCGCAGGAGGCCCTGGCTGCCATCAAGGCGGAACTTGCCATGCCGTCCTCTATGGTGAGCGGATTTCAGGGTACGGCAAAAATGTTCAGCGATACCGCTGGCAATCAGGTTGTGCTGGTGCTGGCGGCACTCGCCGCGCTGTATATTGTGCTGGGTATGCTTTATGAAAGTCTCATTCATCCGCTGACCATTCTTTCAACTTTGCCTTCGGCGGGCGGCGGGGCCTTGTTGGCCTTGATGGCCTGCGGCATGGAGTTCAGCGTCATTGCGCTTATCGGCGTGTTGCTGCTCTGCGGCATTGTCAAAAAGAACGCCATCATGATGATCGACTTCGCCCTGGAGGCTTCACGCACGCGCAATCTGCCGCCGGATAAAGCGATTTTTGAGGCCTGCATGCTGCGCTTTCGGCCTATCATGATGACCACGGCTGCGGCTATTCTTGGCGCTGTGCCTCTGGCGCTGGGACACGGCGATGGGGCGGAAATCCGCCAACCCCTGGGCGTCACCATCGTGGGCGGCCTGCTGGTCAGCCAGTTGCTGACGCTCTACACGACCCCGGTGGTCTATCTGTGCCTTGACCGCCTGAGCCGTCGCTTCAACCTTTGGCGCAAAACACGGCGTCGCTCAGTTGCACGGCAAAATAAACAACTCATAGTCAAATCCTAAGTTTTTTGAGCAGCCCCATTGCCCTTTGCCTGCATTTGAGAAAGGATATGGTCATTCCCCCACCTGTGATCCAGCGAGGAATGTCATGTACCACTACACGCTGCACATCCTGCTGCTCATTTCGGATCCTTTGCTGGAGGCTTCGTTGCGCGCTGCCGCGCCGCGCCCCGGTTTTGTCCATATAATTACTGCCAACCATGATCCGGAGTCTGACGCTCAGGCCCAATGCCCCGGGGCCTATATTGTGTTGCTGGACGCTCCCCGGCTTGAGCATCTGCCCGCCATGCGCCGCGCTGCCAAGTCGGACGCCCTTTTCATCTTTGCGGGCGAGGCCCAGCCTGGGGCAGAATATCTGCCGCTGCTTGATGATGTATGGCTTGGCCCTGCAAACAGCACTTTGTGGGACTTTCGCGTGGCGCGCCTGCTGGATGCCGTGCGACAGCACCGGGATAAAGACCTCGCAACTCTGTACCTGAACACCGTCATCGACCTGACCACAGACCTTGTGTGGTTCAAGGATGCCAAGGGCACACATGTAAAGGTGAACGAATCCTTTTGCCGTCTTGTGGGCAAAAGCCGCGAGGTTGTTGAAGGGCGCGGGCATTACTTCATATGGGATCTTGAGCCGGAGGAATACGCGCAGGGTGAATTTGTCTGTCTTGAGACGGATCAGATCGTCATGAACTCGCGCGAGGTGGGGATTTTTGACGAGGTGGTCAAGGCACCGCAGGGCATGCGTCAGTTCAAAACGCGCAAGGCTCCCCTGTTCAATGCCGATGGGAGTGTTATGGGAACTGTGGGCATTGCCCGCGATGTGACCGACATTGCCAACATGACTGCGGAGCTTGATCTTGTTTTGCAAAGCATCCCATATGCTGTCATGCTTCTGGATGCGGACAGGCGAATTGTCAATTTTAACGAACGGTTCAGAAAGCTCTTTGGCATTACGGATACGGATTACATCATCGGTGAGAAACGCGAAGTTTTTCGCAAACGGGCCATTGAGCGTCTGGGCTTTGCCCGAAAGGGAAAGCACGTCAAAATGCGGTCAGCCGTGGATGGACATGAGCGCATTATTGACATGTACGAAGAGGATATCCTCGACATCTTCAATAATGTGATCGGTATGATCTGTATCTACCGGGATGTCACCCGGCAGCGGCAGGTTGAAAAGCGGCTGAAAGAGCGGGCCAATACGGATGAACTGACGGGTCTTTTCAACCGTCATTATTTTTTCAGGCAAATACCTGTAAGCTTGCCTCTTGGCGCGGGGCTTGCCTATGTGGATCTGGACAACTTCAAGTATGTCAACGACAGATATGGCCACGACACGGGCGACAAAGCCCTGGTGCTGACAGCCCAGTTGTTGCGCAAGCACTTGCGGGGCGCGGTGATCGCCCGCCTGGGCGGGGATGAGTTTGCCGCCTACTTCCCCGAAGGGTGTACGGAAGAAGATTTGTGCACCTGTGCCAGCGATCTGCTGGCCGCCATGATTGAAGCGTATGACGCGCACAAGGCGTATCAGGGGCTTTCGGCCAGCATTGGCGTTGCGCTGGTCGAGGATCAGGGGCTTTCGCGCGAAGATCTGGTGCGGCGGGGTGATCTGGCCATGTATACGGCAAAGCGCCTTGGCAAAAGACGTTACTGTTTTTACACAACCAGCCTTGAGTAGCGGGCGGGGCTTTCCCTGAGGAAGCACCGCCGACACAGGGCAGACACGGGCCGGGTACGGGCCGGATTCGGGTGCAGACCATGCGTATTCCAGCATTTGAGCTTGAAGTGTTTTTTGGCAAATACGAATTTTCCACGCCGTATCTTCTGGCGCAGTCAGACTGCGAATCCATGAGTATTGACGCCCTGCTGGGGTTGGAGCCGGATGCGGCCTCAGCCCGGCAGGATTTTTTGAACACCAGCCTTGGCTATGGCGAAAACAACGGCAGGCCCGATCTTCGCCGCGCGGTGGCAGAGCTGTACGCAAGTATGGCCGAAGAAAATGTGGTGCTGTTTACGGGCGCGCAGGAAGGCATTTTTGCCTGCATGAACACCCTGCTTGAGCCAGGCGACCATGTGGTGTGCATGTTCCCCGCCTATCAGTCCTTGTATGAGGTGGCCCGAAGCATGGGCTGCCATGTGGACTTCTGGCATCTGCGGCAGACGGAGCAGGGCTGGCAGGGAGATATGGACGAACTGGCCGCTCTGTTGCGGCCCGACACCAAGGCCATTGTGCTCAATACGCCGAACAATCCCACGGGCTTTACCCTTAATCGGGAACAGACCGATAGGTTGTGCGCGCTGGCTCGTCAGCGTGGTGCCTGGATTTTCTGCGATGAAGTCTATCGGGGATTGGGCTGGAACGCGCCAAGCGTAGGTGCAGAGGGCGCTCCCGGGTCGCAGCAGGCAGCCGACAACGCACCCTGGATTGCAGACGCGTACGAAAAGGGTATCTCGCTCGGCGTGCTCAGCAAGGCCTACGGCTTGCCGGGCTTGCGCGTGGGCTGGCTGGCCTGCCGGGACACCGCACTGATGGAAGGCGTAGCGCGCTACAAAAACTATCTGAGCATTTGCGGGGCAACCCCCTCGGAAGCGCTGGCCCTTGTGGCTCTGCGGCACGGGGAACATCTGCTGGCAAAAAATCGGGCTATTATCAGCGAAAACCTTAAGACGGCAGACGCTTTTTTTGCCCGCCATGCCCACATGTTTACCTACAACCGTCCTGAGGCTGGCCCCATTGGCTTTCCTCGCATACGGCTCAGCGAGCCTGTGGCGGGTTTTTGCGAAAGGCTGGCCCAGGAAGCCGGGGTTTTGCTGCTGCCGGGTTCAGTATACGGCATCAAGGAACCGTATTTCCGCATAGGCTATGGCCGCAAAAGTTTTGCGGCTCACCTTGCCCGGTTTGAGGAATGGCTGGTGAAAAAGGGACTTGCGTAAAAATGGCTTAAAGTGTTTGGGCTTGCCCACCATGTGCAACAGACCCCGCCTGGCTAAGCCTTGCGGGGTCTGTTTTCAGAATTGCGGAAAAGCGCTGTCTTTGCCTGCGTTGACGGCGTCAAGATACCTAGCCCAGGCTTCGCCAATGGCAAAAAGTTTTTCGCGGGGGATTGCCGCGCTGTCATACGTAATCAGTATGGAGCCGCTGACGCTGTTGCCCTCCACAGCATGTACACCGTTGATGGCCTCCATTTTCTCGCGGGCCAGCCGCAGTACGCTTTCATGCCGCAGGGCGGGATGGCGTATGCGCACCCTGCCGTCTACAAAACTGCGCACATACCTAAGCAGATGGATGGCGTTCATAATGGAACTCCTCGCCGGGCAGACTTTTCGGCAGGTGGGGGCGCATGGCGTTAAGGGCAACGCCCAGTGTGGTCAGGTTATGCAGCAGGGCGGAAATGCCCGGCCCCAGCACCATGAACAGGCCTCCCATCAGGAACAGGCTGTTGAGGGTCATCGTGGCCACAAAATTTCCGTGGATGCGGCGCAGGGTATGATTACCCAACAGGCGGGCGCTGACCAGCCCCTCAAGGCTGGGATGGGTCAGCAGCACGTTGGCGACTTCGCGGGCCAGATCCGTGCCGTCGCTCATGGCAACACCCACATGCGCCGCTGACAGGGCAGGGGCATCGTTGATGCCATCGCCCACCATGAGCACCTTGCAGCCTTCTGCCGCCAGTTCCTGCACAATGCGGGCTTTGTCCGTGGGCAGCACCTGAGCGCGAAATTCCGTAATGCCCACCTGTGCAGCCACGGCTCTTGCCGTGCGCTCGTCGTCGCCGGTCAGCATGAGCACCCGGCGCATGCCAAGGCCGCGCATGGCTTCAACCACTTGTGCCGCCTCGGGCCGCAGGGGGTCTTCAATGGACACCAGCCCGGCTGCCTGTCCGTCCTCGCTCATGAAAAGCAGGGAACGGCCAAGCTCGGTCTGCTGGCCGATGGCTTCCGCAAGGGGCGAAAGGTCAACGCCTTCATCGTGCTCAATGTAGTGGCGGCTGCCCACCCGCATTTTTTTACCGTGCAAGGTGGAGGCAACGCCGTGCGCCACCACATATTCCACGTGGGCGTGTTCCTCTGCGTGTTGCAGGCCTTCTTCCTCAGCCTTGCGCACAACGGCGCGGGCCACAGGGTGGGGAAAATGTTCTTCAAGGCAGGCCATGATGCGCAGCACTTCATCCCGCTCAAAGCCTGGGGCGGGGATAACTTCCACAACCTTGGGGCTGGCCTGGGTGAGGGTGCCAGTTTTGTCAAAGACCAGCGTATCAGCTTCGCTCAGGGCCTCAAGATAGCGACCGCCCTTGATGGCAATGCCGTGGCGCGCGCCTTCGCGCATGGAGGCCAGCACCGCCAGCGGCGTGGCAAGCTTGAGGGCGCACGAGTAGTCCACCAGCAGTACGGAAGAAGCCCGGCGAAAATCGCGGGTGATCAGCCACACAAGCCCGGCAAGGCCAAAGGTGAATGGTACGGCCAGATCAGCCAGACGTTCAAACTTGCCCTGCACACCCGCCTTGAGTGATTCTGACTCTTCAATAAATTTTACGACCTGACGTAGGCGTGTTCCATCGCCCACATGGCGGGCGCGGATCACAAGCCGTCCTTCTTCAAGGGCAGTGCCAGCGTAAACAGAAGCACCCTCAGTGCGGCGCACGCCAAGGGGTTCGCCGGTCATGGACGACTGATTCACAAGGCCGCAGCCTTCGGCTACCTCGCCGTCAACAGGGATGGAGCCGCCCGCATGCACAACAACCAGATCCCCTTCTCGCACCTGCGCCAAGGGGACGGAAACTTCTGTGCCGTCCACCAGCAGCCAGACGTTTTCCACATTCAGGGCGAGGCTTTCTGTCAGCGAAGCCATGGAGCGGCGTCTTGTCCAGTCTTCAAGGGTCTCGCCCAGTCCCAGCAGCAGGGTAAGCATGCTGACAGTGCGGAAGTCGCCCATGATGAGCGATGCGCCAATGGCGGCAGCGTCCAGAACGTCAACGCTCAGGGTGCCGCGCAAAAGCGCTCCCAGACCTTTGAACAAAAAGGGCAACGCGCCGATGACGCTGTTGAAAACGCGCAGGGCCAGCGGCAAAAAGGGGCGCACAAAAACATAGCGAATCAGGGGCATTAGCCCCTGACCGGGCGAAAGCGCGTTTTCGTAGTGCTGCCCCTGAATATC
This region includes:
- a CDS encoding efflux RND transporter permease subunit gives rise to the protein MSTERQDAENPHLQGRSAEQADNAVTPPGSEASVRPSRASRLKALLEQGRRHRFGPEALPANLSAPFIRRPVATALLTFAIALAGIVAFGLLPVAPLPQVDFPVVVVRAKLPGAGPETMAATVATPLERSLGRIAGVSEMTSTSSLSSTEVVLQFDLDRNIDGAARDVQSSINAARSNLPTMPSNPTYRKVNPAGAPIMILAITSDVLTRTQLYDAASTVLAQKISQLPGVGEVIVGGGALPAVRVDVIPDALNRAGLTMSDVRTALAAANAFMPKGQVDNGGQYWLIGASDQLRKAEDYKPLIVARKADKIIRLSDVAEIKDGPEDVRAMAVSDGKPAVLLIVFRAPGANIIETVDQVKEMLPQLRSWLPESADLGQRLDRSLTIRASLREVEKSLALSMALVVLVTFLFLRNGRATAIPAVAAPVSLLATFGVMYLCGYSLDNLSLMALTVSTGFVVDDAIVVLENIVRRLEMGETPMRAALRGAREVGFTVVSISISLVAVFTPILFMGGLVGRLFREFSVVLTTAVLVSMVVSLTTTPMMSAMLLRPMAHEDAAAAQAARLGAGGLAGLWWRLLARVGDFWGRLLSGMQRGYANTLPVVLRHPRLTICSLLVVIAANVWMYVVVPKGFFPQQDTGVIMGGIRTDQSSSFQASQAKLRKLVDVIKADPAVQHVSGNINSGRGGGGGVFIALKPLSERKLDAMAVIGRLRGKLVAEPGMQIFLQPAQDIMMGGRGARSQYQYTLQADNLEDLRTWGRKLQRAVAANPLFKDVDSDIEERGLETLVKVDRDALARYGLSMKDVDAALGNAFGQSQASTIYQDKNQYHVVLEYGPDWLTGADALGKVRLPGANGLVPLLSVATVVPAFAPLSVAHQGQFAAVTISFNLASGVSLSQAQEALAAIKAELAMPSSMVSGFQGTAKMFSDTAGNQVVLVLAALAALYIVLGMLYESLIHPLTILSTLPSAGGGALLALMACGMEFSVIALIGVLLLCGIVKKNAIMMIDFALEASRTRNLPPDKAIFEACMLRFRPIMMTTAAAILGAVPLALGHGDGAEIRQPLGVTIVGGLLVSQLLTLYTTPVVYLCLDRLSRRFNLWRKTRRRSVARQNKQLIVKS
- a CDS encoding diguanylate cyclase — its product is MYHYTLHILLLISDPLLEASLRAAAPRPGFVHIITANHDPESDAQAQCPGAYIVLLDAPRLEHLPAMRRAAKSDALFIFAGEAQPGAEYLPLLDDVWLGPANSTLWDFRVARLLDAVRQHRDKDLATLYLNTVIDLTTDLVWFKDAKGTHVKVNESFCRLVGKSREVVEGRGHYFIWDLEPEEYAQGEFVCLETDQIVMNSREVGIFDEVVKAPQGMRQFKTRKAPLFNADGSVMGTVGIARDVTDIANMTAELDLVLQSIPYAVMLLDADRRIVNFNERFRKLFGITDTDYIIGEKREVFRKRAIERLGFARKGKHVKMRSAVDGHERIIDMYEEDILDIFNNVIGMICIYRDVTRQRQVEKRLKERANTDELTGLFNRHYFFRQIPVSLPLGAGLAYVDLDNFKYVNDRYGHDTGDKALVLTAQLLRKHLRGAVIARLGGDEFAAYFPEGCTEEDLCTCASDLLAAMIEAYDAHKAYQGLSASIGVALVEDQGLSREDLVRRGDLAMYTAKRLGKRRYCFYTTSLE
- a CDS encoding aminotransferase class I/II-fold pyridoxal phosphate-dependent enzyme; protein product: MRIPAFELEVFFGKYEFSTPYLLAQSDCESMSIDALLGLEPDAASARQDFLNTSLGYGENNGRPDLRRAVAELYASMAEENVVLFTGAQEGIFACMNTLLEPGDHVVCMFPAYQSLYEVARSMGCHVDFWHLRQTEQGWQGDMDELAALLRPDTKAIVLNTPNNPTGFTLNREQTDRLCALARQRGAWIFCDEVYRGLGWNAPSVGAEGAPGSQQAADNAPWIADAYEKGISLGVLSKAYGLPGLRVGWLACRDTALMEGVARYKNYLSICGATPSEALALVALRHGEHLLAKNRAIISENLKTADAFFARHAHMFTYNRPEAGPIGFPRIRLSEPVAGFCERLAQEAGVLLLPGSVYGIKEPYFRIGYGRKSFAAHLARFEEWLVKKGLA
- a CDS encoding HMA2 domain-containing protein; this translates as MNAIHLLRYVRSFVDGRVRIRHPALRHESVLRLAREKMEAINGVHAVEGNSVSGSILITYDSAAIPREKLFAIGEAWARYLDAVNAGKDSAFPQF
- a CDS encoding heavy metal translocating P-type ATPase codes for the protein MRFFIVHELRGITTPESGRMRVRASSSLGEGRIEALAGALGSLEGITDVRANALIGSLLIFYDNEETRVTALTLLVGAADAGAQFDIQGQHYENALSPGQGLMPLIRYVFVRPFLPLALRVFNSVIGALPFLFKGLGALLRGTLSVDVLDAAAIGASLIMGDFRTVSMLTLLLGLGETLEDWTRRRSMASLTESLALNVENVWLLVDGTEVSVPLAQVREGDLVVVHAGGSIPVDGEVAEGCGLVNQSSMTGEPLGVRRTEGASVYAGTALEEGRLVIRARHVGDGTRLRQVVKFIEESESLKAGVQGKFERLADLAVPFTFGLAGLVWLITRDFRRASSVLLVDYSCALKLATPLAVLASMREGARHGIAIKGGRYLEALSEADTLVFDKTGTLTQASPKVVEVIPAPGFERDEVLRIMACLEEHFPHPVARAVVRKAEEEGLQHAEEHAHVEYVVAHGVASTLHGKKMRVGSRHYIEHDEGVDLSPLAEAIGQQTELGRSLLFMSEDGQAAGLVSIEDPLRPEAAQVVEAMRGLGMRRVLMLTGDDERTARAVAAQVGITEFRAQVLPTDKARIVQELAAEGCKVLMVGDGINDAPALSAAHVGVAMSDGTDLAREVANVLLTHPSLEGLVSARLLGNHTLRRIHGNFVATMTLNSLFLMGGLFMVLGPGISALLHNLTTLGVALNAMRPHLPKSLPGEEFHYERHPSA